The following are encoded in a window of Chryseobacterium sp. genomic DNA:
- the deoD gene encoding purine-nucleoside phosphorylase: MSVHIAAAKGEIAKTVLQPGDPLRAKFIADNYLDSAKLVSQTRNIFYYTGTYKGSEITVGASGMGIPSIGIYSYELFTEYEVDTIIRIGTCGAYTSDLKLFDVINVNNAASESTYAKFAWGIEEELIPHQGNIFETINKTAAQLGNDIVESNIHTSDIFYRKDSAVPAIAQKHSCLAVEMEAFALFANAKHLGKSAATLLTVSDIIPTREQISSDEREKALRVMIELALESAVKA; this comes from the coding sequence ATGAGTGTACATATAGCTGCCGCCAAAGGTGAAATAGCAAAGACAGTCCTGCAACCGGGAGACCCCTTAAGGGCAAAGTTTATTGCTGATAATTACCTGGATTCTGCAAAACTGGTTAGTCAGACGCGTAATATTTTCTATTATACCGGAACTTATAAAGGTTCCGAAATCACAGTAGGAGCCAGCGGCATGGGCATTCCCAGCATTGGGATTTATTCCTATGAACTCTTCACAGAATATGAAGTAGATACCATTATCAGGATCGGTACCTGTGGTGCTTACACTTCAGACCTTAAGCTGTTTGATGTTATTAATGTGAACAATGCTGCCAGCGAGTCTACGTACGCTAAATTCGCATGGGGCATAGAGGAAGAACTGATTCCGCACCAGGGAAATATCTTTGAAACCATCAACAAAACAGCCGCGCAGCTTGGAAATGATATTGTAGAGTCAAATATCCATACCAGTGATATTTTCTACCGGAAAGACTCGGCAGTGCCGGCTATTGCGCAGAAACATAGTTGTCTGGCTGTAGAAATGGAAGCTTTCGCACTGTTTGCGAATGCGAAACACCTTGGGAAAAGTGCGGCGACCCTTCTTACTGTTTCAGACATAATCCCGACAAGGGAGCAGATCAGTTCTGATGAGCGTGAAAAAGCTTTACGTGTTATGATTGAACTGGCACTGGAATCTGCGGTTAAGGCGTAA
- the bshA gene encoding N-acetyl-alpha-D-glucosaminyl L-malate synthase BshA, which translates to MKIGILCYPTYGGSGIVATELGMSLAHKGYEVHFISSALPARLDITNPNIFFHKVNVETYPLFEYQPYDIALSSMIYRVVNLYKLDLLHAHYAIPYAYAAFTAKQMLKEEGRDIPLVTTLHGTDITLVGQHPSYKHAVEFSINQSDTVTSVSASLKADTLKFFNIKKEIQVITNFIDNSDFGGGVQTCQRKQFAKDDEKILIHVSNLRPVKRIMEVLQIFKNVHARIKSKLIIIGEGPEMEKINQFLEENPELIGEIRLLGKVNDLYRILQLSDVFLLPSEQESFGLAALEAMAASTPVISSNAGGIPEVNIQGETGFMAEIGNVEAMSNYTIKLLSDEQLLNVMKENAKQQAIRFDLQNILPVYEEMYAETLRKFNTVPTKVIP; encoded by the coding sequence ATGAAAATAGGAATTCTCTGCTACCCCACCTACGGCGGTAGCGGTATTGTAGCTACAGAACTGGGGATGTCCCTGGCACATAAAGGTTATGAAGTACACTTCATCAGTTCTGCCCTGCCTGCCCGCCTGGATATTACCAACCCAAACATCTTCTTTCACAAGGTGAATGTGGAGACTTATCCTCTTTTCGAATATCAGCCGTATGACATAGCACTTTCCTCAATGATTTACAGAGTCGTGAATCTGTATAAACTGGATCTGCTGCATGCGCATTATGCGATTCCTTATGCCTACGCTGCTTTTACTGCCAAACAGATGCTGAAGGAAGAAGGCAGGGATATACCGCTGGTCACGACACTTCACGGGACAGACATCACGCTGGTTGGCCAGCATCCAAGTTATAAACATGCGGTAGAATTCTCCATCAACCAGTCCGATACCGTTACCTCTGTTTCCGCGAGCCTGAAAGCAGATACACTGAAGTTCTTCAACATAAAGAAAGAAATACAGGTCATCACCAATTTCATTGATAATTCAGATTTCGGCGGAGGCGTACAGACCTGCCAGCGAAAACAGTTTGCTAAGGACGACGAGAAAATCCTGATTCACGTCTCGAACCTGAGGCCGGTAAAGAGAATCATGGAAGTTCTGCAGATCTTCAAAAATGTGCATGCCCGCATAAAGTCGAAACTTATCATCATCGGCGAAGGTCCTGAAATGGAGAAGATCAACCAGTTTCTGGAGGAAAACCCTGAACTGATTGGTGAGATCCGCCTGCTGGGTAAGGTAAATGACCTGTACAGAATCTTGCAACTTTCGGATGTTTTCCTGCTGCCATCGGAACAGGAAAGTTTTGGTCTTGCGGCTTTGGAAGCCATGGCAGCCTCCACTCCGGTGATCAGTTCCAATGCCGGAGGTATACCCGAAGTAAACATACAGGGTGAAACGGGTTTTATGGCAGAAATCGGAAATGTGGAAGCAATGAGTAACTATACCATCAAACTGCTTTCTGACGAACAGCTGCTGAATGTAATGAAGGAAAATGCAAAGCAACAGGCCATCCGGTTTGACCTGCAGAATATTTTGCCTGTTTACGAGGAAATGTATGCGGAAACGCTCAGGAAATTTAACACCGTCCCTACAAAGGTGATACCTTAG
- a CDS encoding GNAT family N-acetyltransferase → MEYLQVGTADDFRANYIYKSYCSTFPEDERRSQDQFRQLFSNPKVKVHTILNDLDNIGYLICWELTDFVFIEHFEIFSEFRSLKFGSEMLSHLFRTYSHIVLEAEPQQLNEDAARRIAFYKRNGFSVIDESYVQPCYEAGKNPLNLWLLANWQPEKTDWIKEEIYDVVYC, encoded by the coding sequence ATGGAATATCTTCAGGTTGGCACGGCAGACGATTTTCGCGCTAATTATATCTACAAGTCCTATTGCAGCACTTTTCCGGAGGATGAGCGCCGCAGCCAGGATCAGTTCAGACAACTTTTCAGTAATCCAAAAGTTAAGGTCCACACTATACTGAATGATCTGGACAATATAGGCTATCTGATTTGCTGGGAACTTACCGATTTTGTCTTTATTGAACATTTTGAGATCTTCTCCGAATTCCGGAGCCTTAAATTCGGCAGCGAGATGCTGTCGCATCTCTTCCGTACCTATTCGCATATCGTACTTGAAGCTGAACCCCAACAGCTTAATGAAGATGCCGCAAGAAGGATCGCTTTTTACAAAAGAAACGGATTCAGCGTAATAGATGAGAGTTACGTGCAGCCATGTTATGAAGCGGGTAAGAATCCTTTGAATTTGTGGCTTCTGGCGAACTGGCAACCCGAAAAAACGGATTGGATAAAAGAGGAGATTTACGATGTGGTATACTGCTGA
- a CDS encoding UvrD-helicase domain-containing protein gives MQNSYSVISASAGSGKTYTLVQRLLMICLGQPNQHRSIRNILALTFTNKAANEMKERILTWLGNFAAADYQDCRELSALQEALAKEGKHITLDELHVRSRKMLDYVLHHYSTLNIGTIDKFNSRLVRSFSYELGLAKNFNLEIQAEPFLIEAVDQLLNQVGEDREMSESLIDYVNYGLDNEKRINLNQTLYKSAKEFVNDIHYENLKQNSNFNNESYREATAKLRKEIADLKAENKNLANTALQLIKEKGLENADFAGGGNQSIQYFFDYYLANEAPKLPVSVEAEEKKINKYLSGASVKGKAKEHLIMEIIDFLIESRRKIIRNYIISQKKGKVLAALLPLKVNRDIQTELEKIESENDIVLLSKFNILINENLKNEPSPFIYEKIGTQFQHYFFDEFQDTSELQWQNFLPLRDHSVSENGTSFTVVGDPKQSIYRFRGGESKLMLGIINHSEVSPKMADVHILEQNWRSAKNIVIFNNELYSFISCRLAEEHKDIFGASAQQQYQDGIEGRVKVSLIENRRKEDFYNDTAQRMRNDIQDLADNGFALSDITILCRGNRDIFHFSERLGALTINYRGQEINIKTISESGLTLELSDTLAALMEYLSWEENPRNLQNPVRMMYYLNRLGRIVMHDFTKEMTEILQLKEKESIAAFLKEKYGLQLHKTDSPKLNMYNFVEHYLHEFAVQDKETDYLLNFLEVLYGFTQNSGASLKDFIKFWNEEARNMSIQASDNVDAIQLMTIHKAKGLEFPVVFYPMVNSQRDYKFNDWFETDHEFGLHSVNTGHFSRDLEIYDADIRQFNEVNSYKNRIDRTCLQYVATTRPVEQLFLYIQKAGKTNSLEILDFVQQMNPEQKDDFDLYPSHDYSKKGKIKTKEYRTESIQGLTRRTPAPSAIKIATPSKSYQNRDEKVRNGIFTHEILSKINSEKDVDGVLERYVLEGILTLQEKADIEKSILQIITKYPAYFGEDLRIINEQDIMLTENGDSKVYRPDRLINTEEGFIIIDFKTGSESKKHQDQINTYSQVLQKLNLKVARSEVIYL, from the coding sequence ATGCAGAATTCTTACAGCGTGATCAGTGCTTCCGCCGGTTCGGGAAAAACCTATACCCTCGTACAGCGCCTCCTGATGATATGCCTGGGACAGCCCAACCAGCACAGGAGCATCAGGAATATCCTGGCGCTGACCTTCACCAATAAAGCTGCCAACGAAATGAAGGAAAGAATCCTTACCTGGCTGGGCAATTTTGCAGCTGCAGACTATCAGGACTGCCGCGAACTTTCCGCCCTGCAGGAGGCTTTGGCAAAGGAAGGTAAACATATTACCCTGGACGAACTTCATGTACGCTCCCGCAAGATGCTGGACTATGTGCTTCATCATTATTCCACCCTTAATATCGGGACCATTGACAAATTTAATTCAAGGCTGGTACGCAGTTTTTCTTATGAACTCGGTCTTGCAAAGAATTTCAACCTGGAGATCCAGGCGGAACCTTTTCTTATTGAAGCGGTGGACCAACTCCTTAATCAGGTAGGTGAAGACAGGGAAATGTCTGAATCCCTAATTGACTACGTGAACTATGGACTGGACAATGAGAAAAGAATTAACCTGAACCAAACCCTCTATAAGTCAGCAAAAGAATTTGTAAATGACATCCATTACGAAAACCTTAAGCAGAACAGTAATTTCAATAATGAAAGTTACCGGGAGGCCACGGCGAAGCTCCGTAAGGAAATTGCAGACCTGAAAGCCGAAAATAAAAACCTTGCAAACACAGCGCTGCAGCTGATTAAAGAAAAAGGTCTTGAGAATGCTGATTTTGCCGGCGGCGGAAACCAAAGTATTCAGTATTTCTTTGACTACTATCTTGCCAACGAAGCTCCTAAACTACCCGTTTCGGTGGAAGCAGAAGAGAAAAAAATTAATAAATACCTGTCAGGTGCCTCAGTAAAAGGAAAGGCAAAAGAACACCTGATTATGGAAATCATTGACTTCCTAATTGAGAGCCGCCGGAAAATTATCAGAAACTATATCATCAGCCAAAAAAAAGGAAAAGTACTGGCAGCACTCCTGCCTCTGAAGGTGAACAGGGACATACAGACAGAGCTGGAAAAGATTGAAAGTGAGAACGATATAGTCCTCCTTTCCAAATTCAACATACTGATCAATGAAAATCTGAAAAATGAACCCTCACCTTTTATCTATGAAAAGATCGGAACACAGTTCCAGCATTATTTCTTTGATGAATTTCAGGACACTTCCGAACTTCAGTGGCAAAATTTCCTGCCTCTGCGGGATCACAGCGTGTCCGAAAACGGTACTTCCTTTACTGTTGTGGGCGATCCGAAACAAAGTATCTACAGATTCCGGGGTGGCGAAAGTAAACTGATGCTGGGCATCATCAACCACAGTGAAGTCTCACCTAAAATGGCTGATGTGCATATTCTGGAGCAGAACTGGCGCAGTGCAAAAAATATTGTGATCTTCAACAATGAACTGTACAGCTTTATTTCCTGCAGACTGGCCGAAGAGCATAAAGATATTTTCGGCGCTTCGGCACAACAGCAGTATCAGGACGGAATTGAAGGCCGCGTGAAGGTAAGCCTTATAGAGAACAGACGCAAAGAAGATTTTTATAACGATACAGCGCAGCGCATGCGCAATGATATCCAGGATCTAGCCGATAACGGTTTTGCTCTTTCGGATATCACCATACTATGCCGCGGGAACAGAGATATTTTCCACTTTTCCGAACGACTGGGAGCACTTACCATTAATTACCGCGGTCAAGAAATCAACATTAAAACGATTTCCGAAAGTGGACTCACACTGGAACTGTCCGATACACTGGCTGCCCTCATGGAGTATCTGAGTTGGGAAGAAAACCCGCGTAACCTGCAGAATCCGGTGCGTATGATGTATTACCTGAACCGCCTGGGCCGCATCGTGATGCATGATTTCACAAAGGAAATGACCGAAATACTACAGCTCAAAGAAAAGGAAAGCATTGCAGCCTTTCTGAAGGAGAAATACGGACTTCAACTTCATAAAACAGATTCCCCCAAGCTGAACATGTATAATTTTGTTGAGCATTACCTGCATGAATTTGCTGTACAGGACAAGGAGACAGATTACCTGCTGAACTTCCTGGAGGTTCTGTACGGATTTACCCAAAATTCCGGAGCCAGCCTGAAGGATTTCATCAAGTTTTGGAATGAAGAAGCGCGAAATATGAGTATCCAGGCTTCGGATAATGTGGATGCCATTCAGCTGATGACCATTCATAAAGCCAAAGGATTGGAATTCCCGGTGGTCTTTTATCCCATGGTGAACAGTCAGCGCGATTACAAGTTCAATGACTGGTTTGAAACAGACCATGAGTTTGGACTGCATTCCGTAAATACCGGCCATTTCAGCAGGGATTTGGAAATCTATGATGCTGATATCCGTCAGTTTAATGAAGTGAACAGTTACAAGAACCGGATTGACCGCACCTGCCTCCAGTATGTGGCCACCACCAGACCTGTGGAGCAGCTTTTTCTATACATACAGAAGGCAGGTAAAACCAACAGTTTAGAAATCCTGGATTTTGTACAGCAGATGAATCCGGAGCAGAAAGATGATTTTGACCTTTATCCCAGCCACGACTACAGCAAAAAAGGTAAGATTAAGACTAAGGAATACAGAACCGAATCCATACAGGGGCTTACACGGCGGACACCAGCTCCGTCCGCAATAAAAATCGCAACACCCTCCAAAAGCTACCAAAACAGGGATGAAAAGGTACGAAACGGGATCTTCACCCACGAAATACTGTCGAAGATCAATTCTGAAAAGGATGTGGATGGCGTATTGGAGAGATACGTTCTTGAGGGAATTCTTACCCTGCAGGAAAAGGCAGATATAGAGAAATCAATACTTCAAATTATTACAAAGTATCCGGCTTATTTTGGCGAAGATTTAAGGATCATCAATGAGCAGGACATTATGCTTACCGAGAACGGAGACTCAAAAGTGTACAGGCCGGACCGTCTTATTAATACGGAAGAAGGATTTATTATAATTGATTTTAAGACCGGAAGCGAAAGCAAAAAGCATCAGGATCAGATAAACACTTACAGTCAGGTACTGCA
- a CDS encoding DUF2851 family protein: MNEKLLQYLWNFKIFKSFDFKDTAGNKVEILDFGKWNYDSGPDFLHSAVQINGLTLYGHIELHLKSSDWIFHRHSGNPEFENVILHAVLIHDAEIPELEERNVPTLELQDYIDTSLLWKYESLLKENRFIPCEDIFNPDNIPVGFSEETLLRKLDEKAADIEKSLKSTRNNYEAVLFQNMAYAFGLKVNAEHFKLMAEGIDFSLITKISRNLLQLEALFFGLCGWLDQAIDDQMKLWRREFDFLKVKYSLAPWRVFPKFSKLRPPNFPTVRLSQLASLYHLNQNLFSKMISARRTTDLYDLFGQVKASEYWDTRFNFGRESTVTGEKYLSREFTDLVLLNAVLPLKYVYTKNTDEDAAENIVGLYRNLAPEKNSITNGWTSLGVDIKDAAQSQAFIYHHKHFCETKNCLNCSIGFQLLKKS, from the coding sequence ATGAACGAAAAATTGTTGCAATATCTCTGGAACTTCAAAATTTTTAAAAGTTTTGATTTTAAAGATACGGCTGGTAATAAGGTTGAGATTCTTGATTTTGGCAAGTGGAACTATGACTCAGGACCCGATTTCCTGCACAGTGCGGTGCAGATAAACGGACTTACTTTATACGGTCATATTGAACTTCATCTTAAATCATCAGACTGGATTTTTCACCGACATTCGGGAAACCCGGAGTTTGAGAATGTCATTCTGCATGCAGTTCTGATTCATGATGCGGAGATTCCGGAACTTGAAGAGCGGAACGTGCCTACACTTGAACTTCAGGATTATATTGACACTTCCCTGCTTTGGAAGTATGAATCTCTTCTTAAAGAAAACAGGTTTATACCCTGTGAAGATATTTTCAATCCAGACAATATTCCGGTTGGGTTTAGTGAGGAAACCCTTCTCAGAAAACTTGATGAGAAGGCAGCGGACATCGAAAAATCGCTTAAAAGCACAAGAAATAACTATGAAGCTGTACTTTTTCAGAATATGGCCTACGCGTTTGGACTTAAGGTCAATGCGGAACACTTCAAACTGATGGCGGAAGGTATAGACTTTTCTCTGATAACTAAAATAAGCCGCAACCTCCTTCAATTGGAAGCACTTTTCTTCGGTCTCTGTGGCTGGCTGGACCAAGCCATAGACGACCAGATGAAGTTGTGGCGGCGTGAATTCGACTTTCTGAAAGTTAAATACAGCCTCGCACCATGGCGTGTCTTCCCCAAATTTTCCAAACTCAGACCACCCAATTTCCCTACGGTACGGCTTTCCCAGTTGGCTTCACTATACCACCTGAACCAGAATCTGTTTTCAAAAATGATTTCAGCACGCCGGACCACAGACCTTTATGATCTCTTCGGCCAGGTGAAAGCCAGTGAATACTGGGATACGCGGTTTAATTTCGGCAGGGAAAGTACGGTGACCGGTGAAAAGTACCTCTCCCGCGAATTTACTGACCTCGTTCTGTTAAACGCTGTTCTGCCTCTGAAATATGTATATACAAAGAACACCGACGAAGATGCCGCCGAAAATATTGTGGGGCTTTACCGTAATCTTGCTCCTGAAAAAAACAGCATTACCAACGGATGGACCTCCCTTGGAGTTGATATTAAGGATGCGGCCCAAAGTCAGGCATTTATTTATCATCATAAACATTTTTGCGAAACCAAAAATTGCTTAAATTGCAGTATCGGTTTTCAACTTTTAAAGAAAAGTTAA
- a CDS encoding PspC family transcriptional regulator → MREPHFITKIRHNVEREWFGVLTRMGSKLGIPVAKLRVFFIYSTFATVGIFFLIYLILAFSLWVKDIFVTRRPNVFDL, encoded by the coding sequence ATGCGCGAGCCTCACTTCATCACCAAAATACGTCATAATGTAGAACGCGAATGGTTTGGCGTACTTACACGGATGGGTTCAAAACTTGGCATTCCGGTGGCAAAACTGCGCGTTTTCTTTATCTATTCCACCTTCGCAACAGTTGGAATATTTTTCCTGATTTATCTTATCCTTGCCTTTTCACTTTGGGTAAAAGACATTTTTGTAACACGCCGTCCTAATGTGTTTGACCTCTAA
- a CDS encoding SIMPL domain-containing protein, producing MNKGVLSVGIAALGFVLGLWFLGNAVKNRNKSQNTISVTGLGTKKFTSDLITWSGNFSRSSFELKAAYDELANDKRIIENYLASKGIRKEDMVFSAVDIQKQYSYGTDSNGRSTQTFSGYQLSQRVSIDSKNVDQIENLSRNITEIINLGIEFTSSPPNYFYTKLADVKQQMIADATKDAKARAEKIAENAGSSLGDLKKATMGVTQITEPNSTEEFSYGGTFNTASREKEASITIKLEYEVE from the coding sequence ATGAATAAAGGAGTACTTTCCGTTGGTATTGCAGCATTGGGATTCGTATTGGGTCTCTGGTTTTTAGGTAATGCGGTGAAAAACAGAAATAAATCGCAAAACACCATTTCAGTTACGGGTTTGGGAACAAAGAAGTTTACATCTGACCTTATCACCTGGAGCGGAAATTTCTCGCGCAGCAGTTTTGAGCTGAAGGCTGCATACGACGAACTGGCCAATGACAAACGTATTATTGAAAATTATTTGGCTTCTAAGGGCATCAGGAAGGAGGATATGGTCTTTTCGGCGGTAGATATCCAAAAACAATACAGTTATGGGACCGATTCTAACGGGAGAAGCACCCAGACTTTCTCTGGCTACCAGCTTTCACAGCGCGTTTCGATAGACAGTAAAAATGTGGATCAAATAGAGAATCTCTCCAGAAATATTACTGAGATAATAAACCTTGGAATAGAATTCACTTCCTCGCCACCCAATTATTTTTATACAAAACTGGCAGATGTAAAACAGCAGATGATAGCGGATGCTACTAAAGATGCCAAAGCAAGAGCCGAAAAGATAGCCGAAAACGCCGGAAGTTCGCTGGGTGACCTTAAAAAGGCGACAATGGGTGTCACCCAGATCACTGAACCCAACTCAACAGAAGAATTTTCATATGGGGGAACCTTCAATACTGCCTCGCGGGAGAAAGAAGCCAGTATAACTATTAAACTTGAATATGAAGTAGAATGA
- the ribA gene encoding GTP cyclohydrolase II, with product MLKMQAEANVPTDYGTYRMMAFSDNTQDWMPHMAIVAENTDFSKPVNVRFHSECITGEVFHSRKCECGQQLDAAMQYIQTNGGIIIYLRQEGRNIGIINKLKAYALQEKGMDTVQANLELGLPADDRDFGVAIEILKLLSVKEVNLLTNNPNKVRYVEESDIRLNSRIPLQILAHDMSRSYLKTKKDFFGHLLDDLEPDN from the coding sequence ATGTTAAAAATGCAGGCAGAAGCCAATGTACCTACCGATTACGGTACCTATAGGATGATGGCTTTTTCCGATAATACTCAGGACTGGATGCCGCATATGGCCATCGTAGCCGAAAACACAGATTTTTCCAAACCCGTAAATGTTAGGTTTCATTCGGAATGCATCACAGGTGAAGTTTTCCATTCGCGCAAATGCGAGTGCGGCCAGCAGCTGGACGCTGCAATGCAGTACATTCAGACCAATGGGGGCATCATTATTTATCTTAGGCAGGAGGGCCGTAATATTGGCATCATTAATAAGTTAAAAGCCTACGCACTCCAGGAAAAGGGCATGGATACTGTGCAGGCAAATCTTGAACTGGGATTGCCGGCAGATGACAGGGATTTCGGCGTAGCTATTGAAATCCTTAAATTACTTTCGGTAAAAGAAGTAAATCTGCTTACCAATAACCCCAATAAGGTGCGGTATGTGGAAGAAAGTGATATCCGGCTGAACAGCAGGATACCACTTCAAATTCTCGCTCATGACATGAGCCGTTCCTATCTTAAGACCAAAAAAGATTTCTTCGGTCACCTGCTTGATGACCTTGAGCCTGACAACTGA
- a CDS encoding glycoside hydrolase family 3 protein yields MYKIFLSFITLITVCSATLSAQYRPKHFTVAEEKKAADWVNATYNSLSQDEKLGQLFIVALYTNKGDEHITGVRNLVLSEKIGGLILMQDDAEKHIKLVNEFQSKSRIPMMIGMDAEWGLFQRIAAAHKFPWAMTLGAIQDKRLITEMAGQIAADAKRMGVNWDFAPVVDVNTNPNNPIIGNRSFGSEVNNVVTSATAYSKGLQDSNVLAAIKHFPGHGDTNTDSHLDLPVVSHNLQRLNDVELAPFKALMDQGIGGVMVAHLYVPALEKEKGIPASVSKSIITGLLKEKFGYKGLIITDALNMGAVAKRYKPGELDALAFKAGNDIMLFSDGVKEGKRLIQEAIDRNEISQDRVEESVKKILLTKYYLGLTKYDARNPVNINTDLNNNVHKEIVQKMYANAVTLLKDDQKLLPLNCKETYYYVALEEAPYQTVVNQLNLNTTVISKKPAEIASIPANSKVIVGLHKDNSTAYKPYKISLESRKLIAGLAKDHQVILSVFGSAYALQDLDLSEIPTVLVAYENNDDSMAAAAGALVGKTAISGRLPVLVNQKLKAGAGMDLPARGK; encoded by the coding sequence ATGTACAAGATTTTCCTAAGCTTCATTACGCTTATTACGGTATGCAGTGCAACACTTTCGGCTCAGTACCGGCCCAAACACTTTACTGTCGCTGAAGAGAAAAAAGCTGCCGATTGGGTAAATGCCACTTATAACTCACTTTCTCAGGACGAGAAACTGGGACAGCTTTTCATTGTAGCCCTTTATACAAACAAGGGCGATGAACATATAACTGGCGTCCGAAATCTGGTACTCAGTGAAAAGATTGGAGGGCTGATACTGATGCAGGATGATGCTGAAAAACATATCAAACTCGTAAACGAATTTCAGTCAAAATCCAGAATCCCAATGATGATAGGCATGGATGCTGAATGGGGACTTTTTCAAAGAATAGCGGCAGCCCATAAATTTCCCTGGGCCATGACTTTGGGAGCCATACAGGATAAAAGGCTTATTACAGAAATGGCTGGCCAGATTGCAGCAGATGCCAAAAGGATGGGCGTAAACTGGGATTTTGCTCCGGTGGTGGATGTAAATACCAACCCCAACAATCCCATTATAGGAAACAGGAGTTTCGGATCGGAAGTAAATAATGTTGTTACGTCCGCAACCGCCTATTCAAAAGGCCTGCAGGATAGCAATGTACTCGCGGCCATTAAACATTTCCCAGGTCATGGTGATACGAATACGGATTCGCACCTGGATTTGCCTGTCGTTTCACATAATCTGCAGCGCCTGAACGATGTTGAACTGGCGCCCTTCAAAGCACTAATGGACCAGGGCATTGGCGGTGTAATGGTAGCCCACCTTTATGTGCCGGCACTTGAAAAAGAGAAAGGCATCCCCGCTTCTGTATCCAAAAGCATCATTACCGGACTTTTAAAGGAAAAGTTTGGCTACAAAGGTCTTATTATAACCGATGCACTAAATATGGGTGCCGTGGCCAAGCGGTACAAACCCGGCGAACTGGACGCCCTGGCATTTAAAGCCGGTAACGACATCATGTTATTTTCAGATGGTGTGAAGGAAGGCAAAAGGCTTATACAGGAAGCGATAGACCGAAATGAGATTTCACAAGACCGTGTGGAGGAAAGTGTAAAGAAGATCCTGCTTACGAAATATTACCTTGGACTGACCAAATATGATGCGCGTAATCCTGTTAACATTAATACTGACCTGAATAATAACGTCCACAAAGAAATTGTTCAGAAGATGTATGCCAATGCAGTCACCCTACTTAAAGACGATCAAAAATTACTTCCCCTGAACTGTAAGGAGACTTATTATTATGTTGCTTTGGAAGAGGCGCCATACCAGACAGTTGTAAACCAACTGAACCTTAACACCACAGTTATTTCGAAAAAGCCAGCGGAGATTGCATCAATCCCGGCCAATTCCAAGGTAATCGTAGGATTGCACAAGGATAATTCCACAGCTTATAAACCTTATAAAATATCGTTGGAATCCAGGAAGCTGATCGCTGGCTTAGCCAAAGATCATCAGGTGATCCTCAGTGTTTTCGGATCGGCTTACGCACTGCAGGATCTTGACCTGTCAGAAATACCAACAGTCCTGGTAGCGTACGAAAACAATGACGACTCAATGGCCGCAGCCGCAGGAGCATTAGTGGGGAAAACCGCAATTTCCGGCAGACTTCCGGTTCTGGTGAACCAAAAGCTGAAAGCCGGAGCAGGAATGGATTTACCGGCCCGTGGGAAATAA
- a CDS encoding DUF4254 domain-containing protein, translated as MDFASSAWEIFSQSISDYHLTDEVDEPQKQPFPAGSLEQLLYTKNWIDTVQWHLEDIIRDENINPEAALLLKRRIDASNQQRTDLVEYLDSWFLTRYKDITPHPEARINTETPAWAVDRLSILALKVYHMRQEAERLSASEEHRMKCSAKLNVLLEQKTDLMTSINQLLAEIENGKVKMKTYKQMKMYNDESLNPVLYQKAK; from the coding sequence ATGGATTTCGCATCAAGTGCGTGGGAGATTTTCAGCCAGTCAATATCAGACTATCATCTTACCGATGAGGTGGATGAACCTCAGAAGCAACCTTTTCCGGCGGGTAGTTTGGAACAACTATTGTATACAAAGAACTGGATTGATACCGTTCAGTGGCATTTAGAGGATATTATCCGGGATGAAAACATTAATCCGGAAGCAGCTTTGTTGCTGAAAAGAAGGATAGATGCCTCAAATCAGCAGCGTACCGATTTAGTGGAGTACCTGGACAGCTGGTTTTTAACCCGCTATAAAGACATTACTCCACATCCGGAGGCAAGGATAAATACAGAGACGCCCGCATGGGCGGTAGATAGGCTTTCAATTCTGGCCCTCAAGGTGTACCATATGAGGCAGGAAGCAGAACGACTGTCCGCCAGCGAAGAGCACCGTATGAAGTGTTCAGCAAAACTTAATGTTTTGCTGGAACAGAAAACGGATCTGATGACATCAATTAATCAGTTATTAGCTGAGATTGAGAACGGTAAGGTTAAGATGAAAACATATAAGCAGATGAAAATGTATAATGATGAAAGTCTTAACCCCGTCCTTTATCAAAAGGCAAAATAA